In one Aricia agestis chromosome 5, ilAriAges1.1, whole genome shotgun sequence genomic region, the following are encoded:
- the LOC121727081 gene encoding geranylgeranyl pyrophosphate synthase-like: MQKIQCTGLAGEVGQVYSEQMLSALRGRGLEIYWRDNNYWPSEEEYNQMVEDNLLRRPVKDVEAKQYFLSELERLGSFEYTRDVLLNIDLQARGEVDRLGGNPEMEYVLDELLAWRTLDRRSKYEMNIRERFDINKI; this comes from the exons ATGCAGAAGATACAATGTACTGGACTCGCTGGAGAA GTCGGCCAAGTATACTCGGAGCAGATGTTGTCGGCGCTACGTGGTCGCGGGCTGGAGATCTACTGGCGCGACAACAACTACTGGCCCTCTGAGGAGGAGTACAATCAAATGGTTGAAGACA ATCTTTTGCGACGACCAGTGAAGGACGTAGAAGCTAAACAGTACTTTCTGTCAGAGTTGGAGCGACTGGGCAGTTTCGAGTATACCCGAGACGTGCTGCTAAACATAGACTTGCAGGCTCGAGGCGAG GTCGATCGTCTCGGTGGTAATCCGGAAATGGAATATGTGTTGGACGAGCTTCTTGCTTGGAGGACTTTGGACCGAAGGAGTAAATATGAGATGAATATACGCGAGCGgtttgatataaataaaatttaa